atTCATTCTTaaacaactttatatttttttgtaatttaaatatataaaacttgtTTCTGTTACCTTGTAAGAATAGGGTCACATATTAAGTTAAACAGTTGTTTTAGTTAATCAGTGGGGAATAATTTGAAAGATTACATTAGTCCCGCGAAAACTAAATAAtcggaaaaatgtttttttctccTACAATAAAAGAACTTTTCCCATTTCATGGAACTTGGTTAGGGTCGTTTCCTCAATGCCTGTTTAACAACAATTTGTCAGTTAAGTTCAGTTAACTTAATCAAGACTCCTTCTTTTGGtgaaaaaccatttttttagcACTGTCAGTTAAGCAGtgctgctaaccagacattaAGAAAACGTATCTATTCTATATATTCACATTCTTCCTGCTGAACCATATGTTTAAATCTATCGTGACCGGCGGTAAATTCTGTGGATAAGAAGAAAGTAATATTTActgaaaacaaaagtaaatttttatacgATTAGAAATCTGTTGGCTGTTTTTTATAAATCGTAGAAATGGTAATTattaataatgattttattgaattataatattaataaatcctTTTACATTCCAGGCACGTAATGCTGAGAAAGCAATGTAAGTAATTTTCACTTTTAgcatgtatgtaaaaatatattggtCGTCTGTTTCGTTTTTAGGACCACATTGGCGCGTTGGCGCGCAGCTAAGGAAGCCGAATCTGGAGAAAAAGATAGACGACCGTACCTAGCTTCAGAGTGCACTAGTTtaccaaaatgtgaaaaatatcgCCTAGAGATCATTCGCGAAATATCTAAGAAGGTAGCCCAAATACAAAATGGTACGTCAATGTTTGTATTTAGTTAAAGTAAATGCTAAAGCAATTTTTACGTTTACAAATTTTAGCCGGTTTGGGAGAATTTCGGATACGAGATTTAAATGATGAAATAAATAAGCTACTGCGTGAAAAGCGACATTGGGAAAACCAAATTTCTGCTTTAGGTGGTCCTCATTATCGCCGTTATGGACCAAAGATGTTTGATGCGGAAGGACGTGAAGTTCCAGGAAATCGcggttataaatattttggtgCTGCTAAAGATCTACCCGGAGTGCGTGAACTCTTTGAACAAGAACCACCAGCACCACAGCGTAAAACACGTGCTGAGTTGATGAGAGATATAGATGCGGAATATTATGGTTATAGAGATGATGATGACGGGACTTTAATTCCGATGGAAGAGCGCATTGAACGTATAGCGATACAAAAAGCTCTTCAAGAATGGAAAGAGAAAATGGCACGGGATGGTCATgttgatgaagaagaagaagaggaaataTATGGTTCATTAAAGATGCCTGCTGATGACAACGACGATGATGCTGATGCACGTAAAACAGTATCAAATACTGAAGTTGGTAATGATCCTTTGGAACTGCTGGCACCCCGATTCACCGCACATGTTCCTGTACCAACGCAAAAAGATATTGAGGAAGCACTGTTGAAGAAACGAAAACAAGAACTACTGGAAAAATATGTGGGCAGTGAATAAAGTAATAGTATCTGTAACTA
The sequence above is drawn from the Bactrocera tryoni isolate S06 chromosome 1, CSIRO_BtryS06_freeze2, whole genome shotgun sequence genome and encodes:
- the LOC120775580 gene encoding pre-mRNA-splicing factor ISY1 homolog, with translation MARNAEKAMTTLARWRAAKEAESGEKDRRPYLASECTSLPKCEKYRLEIIREISKKVAQIQNAGLGEFRIRDLNDEINKLLREKRHWENQISALGGPHYRRYGPKMFDAEGREVPGNRGYKYFGAAKDLPGVRELFEQEPPAPQRKTRAELMRDIDAEYYGYRDDDDGTLIPMEERIERIAIQKALQEWKEKMARDGHVDEEEEEEIYGSLKMPADDNDDDADARKTVSNTEVGNDPLELLAPRFTAHVPVPTQKDIEEALLKKRKQELLEKYVGSE